Proteins from one Candida orthopsilosis Co 90-125, chromosome 2 draft sequence genomic window:
- a CDS encoding Dur1,2 urea amidolyase, translating into MVSTIGWTVEDWKKAHYSSTPQESFNLLKNLLKSQKSTPEDPAWISLATVDDLTHQWNFLQSKANKTSLPLYGVPIAVKDNIDAKGFETTAACPSFSYKPEKDATTVKLLRDAGAIIIGKTNLDQFATGLVGTRSPYGITPNTFNKEYVSGGSSAGSASVVARGIVPISLGTDTAGSGRVPAALNNIIGLKPTKGVFSCSGVVPACKSLDCVSIFSTTLQDAQLTFEIMAKEDGENDEYSREMPANPLLKFSQKPKIVVPTNLIWCGETENPGLYNKAVEIFANNVGAELVSLDIEPLLELARCLYEGPWVTERFVAVRDFLATNPPAKDLDPTVLNIIKGGEHYSAAQCFEFEYKRQRILQKVKRLLKDIDAIVVPTAPLNPKIEEVLTEPIKVNSCQGTYTNFVNLADMSALAIPAGFRKDGQPFGITLLSHKFNDYALLDLASRYMESYTKTVPFFYGALKEKLIESSISEELLPNVPRSSPSEQVRLAVVGAHLKGFQLHWQLEKVDARFVKSTTTSKNYKLYALPKTGPVAKPGLRRVGEDGAHIAVEIYSIPKENFGTFINFVPEPLGIGSAELVSGEWVKSFICEESGYNAPGTVDISIYGGWKNYQEHLAAESKKYKKPFNSVLVANRGEIAVRIIKTLKKLGIKSIAIYSDPDKYAEHVTSADVAIPLHGTTAAQTYIDIDKVINAAKESGAEAIIPGYGFLSENADFSDRCGKEGIVFVGPSGDAIRKLGLKHSAREIAEKAGVPLVPGSGLVKDAKEAREIAAKLEYPIMVKSTAGGGGIGLQKVDSEKDIERIFETVQHQGLSYFGDSGVFLERFVENARHVEIQMLGDGYGHAIAVGERDCSLQRRNQKIIEETPAPNLPEATRQRMRKAAESLGSSMKYKCAGTVEYIYDPKRDEFYFLEVNARLQVEHPITEMVTGLDLVEWMLLIAADTPPDFNQKVEVKGASMEARLYAENPAKGFKPSPGQLTEVKFPKWARVDTWVQKGTVVSAEYDPTLAKIIVHGKDRNDALKKLRQALDETVVYGCITNVDYLRSIANSKMFEEARVATKVLDTYEYKPHAIEILSPGAYTTVQDYPGRRGYWNIGVPPSGCMDQYSFRLANRIVGNDSSAPGLEITLNGPKILFHQKCVVAVTGGKAPIEVNEKQVSQWEPIEIKSGDTLSIGKLTTGCRAYLAIRGGIDVVEYLGSRSTFALGNLGGYNGRVLKFGDVLFLGQPEISSCTLAPPVSNPTSVPSSLIPSYDNKVWQIGVTCGPHGSPDFFKPESVSEFFSSTWKVHYNSNRFGVRLIGPKPKWARSDGGEAGLHPSNAHDYVYSMGAVNFTGDEPVVLTCDGPSLGGFVCEAVVAEAELWKIGQVKPGESIQFIPITYDSAKQLKRKQDAGVELLKGELGDVESYGLVHPETPVLCQIQVSETSPKITYRQAGDRYILVEYGENILDLNKAYRIHKLVEMVKEYKPKGIFELSPGVRSVLVEFTDEITQKEALDTLVAYEKEIAFVNKWRVKSRVIKLPMAFEDQKTLDAVKRYQETIRSEAPWLPNNVDFIANINGITRNDVKDMLYTARFLVLGLGDVFLGAPCAVPLDPRHRLLGTKYNPSRTYTPNGTVGIGGNYMCIYTMESPGGYQLVGRTVPIWDKLTLGEHSTDKPWLLSPFDQIEFYPVSEAEIDKFSEEMNVGRFKVDIIDSVFDHGQYLQWIQANSESIEQFQQSQGGEKLEEFNRLIQISNSELEQNGTKVQEDEKFNENAEMVYSEYSGRFWKSLVSVGDKVDKDQPLIVVEAMKTEMMVNAPKGGEVVKIYHKNGDMVDAGDLVVVIE; encoded by the coding sequence ATGGTTTCTACTATCGGATGGACAGTGGAAGACTGGAAGAAAGCTCATTACAGCTCAACACCACAGGAATCATTCAACTTATTAAAGAATCTACTTAAATCAcaaaaatcaacaccagAAGATCCGGCTTGGATTTCATTAGCTacagttgatgatttaacGCATCAGTGGAACTTTTTACAATCAAAAGCTAATAAAACATCACTCCCCTTATACGGTGTTCCAATAGCCGTCAAAGACAATATTGACGCTAAAGGATTTGAAACAACTGCTGCTTGTCCTTCATTTAGTTACAAACCAGAAAAGGATGCTACAACAGTTAAGCTATTAAGAGATGCTGGTGCAATTATAATAGGTAAAACAAACTTGGATCAATTTGCTACTGGTTTAGTGGGTACTAGATCACCATATGGGATAACTCCAAACACTTTTAACAAGGAATATGTCAGTGGTGGATCATCCGCTGGTTCAGCTTCGGTTGTCGCTAGAGGAATTGTACCAATATCATTAGGTACTGATACCGCCGGTTCAGGTAGAGTACCAGCTGCATTAAACAATATCATTGGTTTAAAGCCTACGAAAGGTGTATTTTCATGCAGTGGTGTGGTTCCAGCTTGTAAATCGTTGGATTGTGTTTCCATTTTTTCTACTACATTACAAGATGCACAATtaacatttgaaatcatgGCTAAGGAAGATGGTGAAAACGACGAGTATTCGAGAGAGATGCCGGCTAACccattattgaaattctCGCAAAAGCCAAAAATTGTCGTGCCTACCAACTTGATATGGTGCGGTGAGACGGAAAATCCAGGATTATACAACAAAGCAGttgaaatatttgcaaaTAACGTTGGAGCTGAATTGGTCTCATTAGACATTGAACCATTGCTTGAGTTGGCCAGATGTTTATACGAAGGTCCATGGGTGACGGAAAGATTTGTTGCTGTACGAGACTTTTTAGCAACTAACCCACCAGCCAAAGATTTGGATCCTACTGTTCTTAATATTATCAAAGGGGGCGAGCACTATTCTGCTGCCCAATGCTTTGAGTTCGAATACAAGAGACAAAGAATCTTGCAAAAGGTAAAGAGATTGTTGAAGGATATCGATGCGATTGTCGTTCCAACAGCACCTTTGAATCCAAAGATTGAGGAAGTTCTTACCGAACCAATCAAAGTCAACTCATGCCAGGGAACTTATACaaactttgtcaatttggCAGACATGTCAGCGTTGGCTATACCTGCGGGGTTTAGAAAAGATGGTCAACCTTTTGGTATCACTTTGTTGTCTCACAAATTTAATGATTATGCATTATTAGATTTGGCAAGTCGATACATGGAATCCTACACAAAGACTGTACCATTCTTCTATGGCGCATTGAAAGAGAAATTAATCGAATCATCAATCTCCGAAGAGTTGCTTCCAAATGTTCCTAGAAGCTCCCCCTCAGAGCAAGTCAGGTTGGCCGTTGTTGGTGCACATTTGAAGGGATTTCAATTGCACTGGCAACTAGAGAAAGTAGATGCAAGATTTGTCAAATCGACTACCACTTCAAAGAACTATAAACTATACGCTTTACCAAAGACCGGTCCCGTTGCGAAACCTGGTTTGAGAAGAGTTGGGGAAGACGGTGCCCATATTGCCGTTGAAATTTACTCCATACCGAAGGAAAACTTTGGAACATTTATTAACTTCGTCCCTGAACCATTGGGAATTGGATCAGCAGAGTTGGTATCCGGTGAATGGGTCAAGTCATTCATTTGTGAAGAATCTGGTTACAATGCGCCAGGAACAGTTGATATTTCTATCTATGGTGGGTGGAAAAACTATCAAGAGCACCTCGCTGCTGAATCGAAAAAGTATAAAAAACCGTTTAACTCAGTTTTGGTGGCCAACAGAGGTGAAATTGCTGTACGTATAATCAAGAcgttgaagaagttggGCATCAAGTCCATTGCTATATATTCAGATCCCGATAAGTATGCAGAACATGTTACTAGTGCAGATGTAGCAATTCCATTGCACGGTACAACCGCTGCGCAAACATACATTGATATTGACAAAGTAATAAACGCTGCCAAAGAGTCCGGAGCTGAAGCTATTATTCCAGGATACGGTTTCTTGTCTGAAAATGCCGACTTTTCTGATCGTTGTGGTAAGGAAGGAATCGTCTTTGTTGGTCCTTCAGGAGATGCTATCAGAAAATTGGGGCTAAAACACTCAGCACGTGAAATCGCTGAAAAAGCTGGTGTTCCATTAGTTCCGGGATCCGGATTGGTCAAAGATGCCAAGGAAGCAAGAGAAATTGCCGCCAAATTGGAGTACCCAATCATGGTTAAATCAACTGCGGGTGGTGGGGGTATTGGTTTGCAAAAGGTTGATTCTGAAAAGGATATTGAAAGAATCTTTGAAACAGTTCAACATCAAGGATTGTCATACTTTGGTGATTCTGGAGTTTTCCTTGAACGATTTGTCGAAAATGCTAGACATGTGGAGATTCAAATGTTGGGTGATGGTTATGGTCACGCCATTGCCGTTGGTGAAAGAGATTGCTCATTgcaaagaagaaaccaaaagattattgaagaaacacCAGCCCCCAACTTGCCTGAAGCTACGCGTCAAAGAATGAGAAAAGCAGCTGAAAGTTTGGGTTCGTCAATGAAGTACAAGTGCGCGGGTACTGTTGAATATATTTACGATCCAAAGAGAGATGAATTTTACTTCCTTGAGGTTAACGCTAGATTGCAAGTTGAACATCCAATCACGGAAATGGTTACTGGATTAGATTTGGTTGAATGGATGCTTTTAATTGCTGCAGATACCCCGCCAGATTTCAACCAAAAGGTTGAAGTAAAGGGAGCATCAATGGAGGCTAGATTGTATGCTGAGAACCCAGCCAAGGGATTCAAACCATCACCAGGTCAATTAACTGAAGTTAAGTTTCCTAAATGGGCAAGAGTTGATACTTGGGTTCAAAAGGGTACTGTGGTTTCAGCTGAATATGATCCAACTTTGGCAAAGATTATTGTTCATGGAAAGGATAGAAATGAcgcattgaaaaaattgcGTCAAGCTTTAGATGAAACTGTTGTTTACGGATGTATTACTAATGTTGACTATCTTCGCTCGATTGCCAACTCAAAGATGTTTGAAGAGGCTAGAGTGGCTACAAAAGTGTTGGACACTTATGAATATAAACCACATGCTATTGAAATCTTGAGTCCTGGTGCTTACACCACCGTTCAAGATTACCCCGGTAGAAGAGGGTACTGGAATATTGGAGTTCCACCTTCAGGATGTATGGATCAATACTCATTCAGACTTGCAAACAGAATAGTTGGTAATGATAGTAGTGCTCCTGGTTTGGAAATTACACTCAATGGTCCGAAGATTTTGTTCCACCAAAAAtgtgttgttgctgttaCCGGTGGTAAAGCACCAATTGAAGTCAATGAAAAACAAGTTTCACAATGGGAgccaattgaaatcaaaagtgGTGACACTTTGTCCATTGGTAAGTTAACTACTGGTTGTCGTGCATACTTGGCTATCAGAGGCGgtattgatgttgttgagtATTTAGGATCTAGGTCTACATTTGCTTTGGGTAATTTGGGAGGCTACAATGGAAgggttttgaaatttggtgatgtCTTGTTTTTGGGTCAACCAGAGATTTCTAGTTGCACCTTGGCTCCTCCGGTTTCCAACCCAACATCAGTTCCATCATCACTTATTCCCAGTTACGACAACAAAGTTTGGCAAATTGGTGTCACTTGTGGTCCTCATGGATCCCCAGATTTCTTTAAACCAGAATCAGTATCGGAATTCTTTTCATCTACTTGGAAGGTTCACTACAACTCAAATAGATTTGGTGTTAGATTAATTGGTCCAAAACCTAAATGGGCTAGGTCAGATGGTGGTGAAGCAGGTCTACACCCATCAAATGCTCATGATTATGTTTATTCCATGGGTGCTGTCAATTTTACCGGGGATGAACCGGTTGTTTTGACATGCGATGGTCCAAGTTTGGGTGGATTTGTTTGTGAAGCCGTTGTCGCTGAAGCGGAATTGTGGAAGATTGGTCAAGTGAAACCTGGTGAATcgattcaatttattcCAATCACGTATGACTCTGctaaacaattgaaacgTAAACAAGATGCTGGAGTTGAGTTATTAAAAGGTGAATTAGGTGATGTTGAGAGTTATGGTTTGGTGCATCCAGAAACACCAGTactttgtcaaattcaagtttCTGAAACATCTCCAAAGATCACTTACCGTCAAGCTGGTGATAGATATATCCTTGTTGAGTATGGAGAAAACATTTTAGACTTGAATAAAGCTTACAGGATCCACAAGTTAGTGGAAATGGTTAAAGAATATAAACCAAAGGGgatttttgaattgtcaCCAGGTGTTAGATCCGTCTTGGTTGAATTTACTGATGAAATCACTCAAAAGGAAGCATTGGACACTCTTGTTGCTTATGAGAAGGAAATTGcatttgtcaacaaatgGAGAGTGAAGTCTAGAGTTATCAAGTTGCCAATGGCATTTGAAGATCAAAAAACATTAGATGCCGTCAAGAGATATCAAGAAACCATTAGAAGTGAAGCACCTTGGTTGCCAAATAATGTTGATTTCATAGCCAACATCAATGGAATCACAAGAAACGATGTTAAGGATATGTTGTACACTGCTCgatttttggttttgggTTTGGGTGATGTTTTCCTTGGAGCACCATGTGCTGTACCATTGGATCCAAGACATAGGTTGTTGGGAACAAAGTATAACCCATCAAGAACATATACCCCCAATGGTACCGTTGGAATTGGTGGTAACTACATGTGTATTTATACCATGGAATCACCAGGTGGATATCAATTAGTTGGTAGAACCGTGCCCATTTGGGATAAATTGACTCTTGGTGAGCACTCTACAGATAAGCCATGGTTGTTGTCGCCAtttgaccaaattgaattttacCCAGTTAGTGAAGCtgaaattgacaagttttCTGAAGAAATGAATGTTGGTAGATTCAAAGTTGACATTATTGATTCCGTTTTTGACCATGGACAATATTTGCAATGGATTCAAGCAAACTCAGAATCCATTgaacaattccaacaatCACAAGGcggtgaaaaattggaagagTTTAACAggttgattcaaatttcaaatagTGAATTGGAACAGAATGGAACTAAAGTAcaagaagatgaaaagtttaatgaAAATGCTGAAATGGTTTATTCGGAATACTCCGGTAGATTCTGGAAGAGTCTTGTTAGTGTTGGTGATAAAGTTGACAAAGATCAACCAttaattgttgttgaagctaTGAAGACGGAAATGATGGTTAATGCACCAAAAGGAGGAGAAGTTGTTAAAATTTATCACAAGAATGGTGATATGGTTGATGCAGGTGATTTAGTTGTTGTTATAGAATAA